In Alicyclobacillus vulcanalis, the following are encoded in one genomic region:
- a CDS encoding tyrosine-type recombinase/integrase, with product MNVEPPEHKTPPRPVLSVTDAFRLLAWLREHRPTNCMAAFLAIHTGMRTGEIAGLQWRDIDLDTGVIQLERTRYRPKGGQDFLGPPKTFGSRRRIVVTREVVDELRRWKQSQQEFERESWTPESFVVRLPNSAPPSPASLTTRSKTQEKSLGCRRFPFMDWDIPMRRGC from the coding sequence GTGAACGTAGAACCACCAGAACATAAAACGCCTCCGAGGCCAGTTTTGTCTGTGACCGACGCCTTTCGGCTCTTAGCGTGGCTACGAGAACATCGACCAACGAACTGTATGGCGGCGTTCTTGGCCATTCATACCGGTATGCGCACGGGGGAGATCGCTGGGCTGCAATGGAGAGACATCGATTTGGACACGGGCGTGATACAACTAGAACGAACTCGCTACAGGCCCAAGGGTGGGCAAGACTTTTTGGGGCCGCCCAAGACATTTGGAAGTCGTCGCCGTATTGTCGTCACGCGAGAAGTAGTGGACGAACTCAGGAGATGGAAACAATCGCAACAAGAATTCGAGCGCGAATCTTGGACTCCTGAATCCTTTGTCGTTCGCCTCCCAAACTCCGCGCCCCCGTCACCCGCTTCCTTAACAACGCGATCCAAAACGCAAGAAAAGAGCTTGGGTTGCCGCCGGTTTCCTTTCATGGATTGGGACATACCCATGCGACGTGGTTGCTAG
- a CDS encoding tyrosine-type recombinase/integrase, with protein MQNARKELGLPPVSFHGLGHTHATWLLESGVDLKIVSERLGHSSITITADIYAHVTDALQREAIEKPQRMMRSRRTNNSGSDDEEDL; from the coding sequence ATCCAAAACGCAAGAAAAGAGCTTGGGTTGCCGCCGGTTTCCTTTCATGGATTGGGACATACCCATGCGACGTGGTTGCTAGAAAGCGGGGTCGATCTCAAAATTGTGAGCGAACGTTTAGGGCATAGTTCAATTACGATAACGGCAGACATATACGCGCATGTGACGGATGCGCTACAACGCGAAGCGATTGAAAAACCGCAACGAATGATGCGTTCAAGACGCACAAACAACAGTGGCTCTGATGATGAAGAGGACTTGTAA
- the gndA gene encoding NADP-dependent phosphogluconate dehydrogenase yields MAEAQVGVMGLAVMGKNLALNIESRGYRVAVYNRTASRTQELAEEAQGKNIVPTYSLEEFVAALERPRRVILMVQAGAPVDEAIAQLVELLEPGDVIVDGGNSYFEDTRRRHRELEAKGIRFIGTGISGGEEGALKGPAIMPGGSREAYALVEPILTAIAAKVGDDPCCTYIGPDGAGHYVKMVHNGIEYGDMQLICEAYHLLSEVLGLTADELHQVFSEWNQGELDSYLIEITADIFSKRDPDTGRPMVDVILDTAGQKGTGKWTSQSALDLGVPLTMITESVFARFLSAMKQERVEASQLLPGPERPGEALDREALIEDVRRALYASKICSYAQGFAQLRQASLEYGWNLDLGAIAMIFRGGCIIRARFLHNIKEAYDRNPQLANLLLDPYFRESIAKYQDSWRRVVATAAIYGVPVPAFASALAYYDSYRSERLPANLLQAQRDYFGAHTFRRVDRDGVFHFHWLSAEPSLTEV; encoded by the coding sequence TTGGCAGAGGCACAGGTCGGCGTGATGGGCCTTGCAGTCATGGGGAAGAACTTGGCCTTGAATATTGAAAGCAGGGGGTATCGCGTCGCGGTTTATAATCGCACGGCCTCGAGAACACAGGAGCTCGCCGAAGAGGCCCAGGGCAAGAACATCGTGCCCACGTATTCTCTTGAAGAGTTCGTCGCGGCCCTCGAGCGGCCGCGCCGCGTCATTCTCATGGTGCAGGCGGGCGCGCCGGTGGACGAGGCCATTGCACAACTCGTCGAGTTGCTCGAACCCGGCGACGTGATCGTCGACGGCGGCAACTCCTACTTCGAGGACACGCGGCGGAGGCACAGGGAGCTCGAAGCGAAAGGCATTCGCTTCATCGGCACGGGCATCTCGGGCGGCGAGGAAGGCGCGCTCAAGGGCCCTGCCATCATGCCGGGCGGCAGCAGGGAAGCGTACGCACTGGTCGAGCCCATCCTCACGGCCATCGCGGCGAAGGTCGGGGACGATCCGTGCTGCACGTACATTGGCCCAGATGGCGCAGGTCACTACGTCAAGATGGTTCACAACGGCATTGAATACGGTGACATGCAGCTCATCTGCGAGGCGTACCATCTCTTGAGTGAAGTCCTGGGTCTCACCGCTGACGAACTCCACCAGGTCTTTTCCGAGTGGAACCAGGGCGAGCTCGATAGCTATCTGATCGAAATCACAGCTGACATCTTTTCCAAGCGCGATCCCGACACCGGCCGTCCGATGGTGGACGTCATCCTCGACACGGCAGGCCAAAAGGGCACGGGAAAGTGGACAAGCCAAAGCGCGCTCGATCTCGGCGTCCCCCTCACCATGATTACGGAAAGCGTGTTTGCGCGTTTCCTGTCGGCGATGAAGCAGGAGCGCGTGGAGGCAAGCCAACTTCTCCCTGGTCCCGAGCGGCCGGGTGAGGCACTCGACCGCGAAGCGCTCATTGAGGACGTGCGCCGCGCCCTGTATGCGAGCAAGATTTGCTCCTATGCGCAGGGCTTCGCGCAGCTCCGCCAGGCCTCGCTGGAGTACGGGTGGAACCTCGATCTCGGTGCCATCGCCATGATCTTCCGCGGGGGATGCATCATCCGGGCTCGTTTTCTGCACAACATCAAGGAGGCGTATGACCGGAATCCGCAACTCGCCAATCTGCTTCTCGACCCTTACTTCCGCGAGTCCATCGCGAAGTACCAGGATTCGTGGCGCCGCGTTGTGGCGACCGCTGCCATCTATGGCGTTCCCGTACCCGCATTCGCGAGCGCGCTCGCGTACTACGATAGCTATCGCTCGGAGCGGTTGCCGGCCAATCTGCTCCAGGCGCAGAGGGATTACTTCGGTGCGCACACGTTTAGGCGCGTCGATCGCGACGGCGTATTCCACTTCCACTGGCTGAGCGCCGAGCCTTCGCTGACGGAGGTCTGA
- a CDS encoding NAD(P)H-dependent flavin oxidoreductase, whose translation MDNQNSWLAKLGVRHPIFAAPMAGGPSTPELVATVSRAGGLGFLGAGYWSADQTRDAIRRVRKLTEAPFGVNVFIPETPARDDPQRSVSTMKAWLRNWADEPGLAAEIDALQPEFPSRASFEAQMEVILEERVPVISFTFGCPDPQVIARWKEGGASIIGTATTPEEAVQLEQAGCDAIVAQGYEAGGHRGTFLPMDETRLIGTMALVPQVVDRVRVPVVAAGGIMDGRGILAALALGASAVQMGTRFLVAEESGTHPAYKHAILSWRDRGTRLTRSFSGRFARGIRNAFMDALDHAVDAKEIEIPPYPLQNTLTQPIRRQAQQQNDAERMSLWAGQGYPLARPMPALAVVQELLEELERVKRSLSL comes from the coding sequence ATGGACAATCAAAACAGCTGGCTCGCCAAACTCGGCGTCCGCCACCCCATCTTCGCCGCACCGATGGCCGGCGGTCCGTCGACGCCCGAACTCGTCGCAACCGTCAGCCGTGCCGGCGGCCTTGGATTTCTCGGCGCAGGATATTGGTCGGCCGACCAGACGCGCGACGCCATCCGCCGGGTACGCAAACTAACGGAGGCACCCTTCGGGGTGAATGTGTTTATCCCAGAGACGCCTGCTCGCGACGATCCGCAAAGAAGCGTGTCCACTATGAAGGCGTGGTTACGCAACTGGGCGGACGAACCCGGCCTTGCGGCCGAGATCGACGCCTTGCAACCCGAGTTTCCGTCACGCGCGTCGTTCGAGGCACAGATGGAGGTCATTCTGGAGGAACGCGTGCCCGTCATCAGCTTCACCTTCGGGTGCCCCGACCCGCAGGTCATCGCGCGATGGAAGGAAGGGGGCGCCTCGATCATCGGCACGGCCACAACCCCTGAGGAAGCCGTGCAGCTCGAGCAGGCGGGCTGCGACGCCATTGTCGCCCAGGGTTACGAGGCAGGCGGCCACCGCGGAACCTTCCTGCCGATGGATGAGACTCGGCTCATCGGCACGATGGCGCTCGTACCCCAGGTCGTCGATCGCGTCCGCGTGCCTGTCGTGGCCGCCGGCGGGATCATGGACGGGCGCGGCATCCTCGCTGCGCTTGCACTCGGCGCCTCCGCTGTGCAGATGGGCACGCGCTTCTTGGTCGCCGAGGAAAGCGGCACGCACCCCGCCTACAAGCACGCCATCCTATCGTGGCGCGATCGCGGCACACGTCTGACGCGGAGCTTTTCCGGCCGCTTCGCGCGCGGCATTCGCAACGCGTTCATGGACGCGCTTGATCACGCGGTGGATGCCAAAGAGATCGAAATACCGCCCTACCCACTTCAAAACACCCTCACGCAGCCCATTCGGCGCCAAGCGCAACAGCAAAACGATGCGGAGCGCATGTCCCTATGGGCCGGGCAGGGCTATCCCTTGGCGAGGCCGATGCCCGCTCTGGCGGTGGTTCAGGAACTCCTCGAAGAGCTCGAGCGCGTGAAACGGAGTCTCAGTCTGTAA
- a CDS encoding H-type small acid-soluble spore protein translates to MDLRRAKEIASSPVMAHVTHDGHQVYIQSVDDGSGKARVYHLKNPDHRYEVHVGELTEEHVVH, encoded by the coding sequence ATGGATTTGCGTCGAGCCAAGGAGATCGCGTCTTCGCCCGTGATGGCGCATGTGACGCACGACGGCCATCAGGTGTACATCCAGTCGGTGGACGACGGATCGGGGAAAGCCAGGGTCTACCACCTGAAAAACCCGGATCATCGCTACGAGGTGCACGTCGGCGAACTGACGGAAGAGCACGTGGTTCACTGA
- a CDS encoding APC family permease, with protein MEQGKLRRQLSLLDLTFLGLGAIIGSGWLLGALGGATLAGPAAWIAWVIGAVAVMLIGLVYAELGGALPRAGGIIRYPDYSHGPLVGYLMGFAALIAYSSVAGIEAEAMRQYAQHWWPALGWQNASGQGPTVLGWFVQAGLLVVFFLINYWSVNVFGKINSIWTFLKFVVPLLTVIVFFGHFHAANFTSHGFAPSGVAGVETAVATGGIIFSYLGFRQAIDFAGEARNPQRNVPLSIVLAISIAAALYILLQVVFIGAVPAPALAGGWAKLNYTAPFAQLATALGIGWMGVILYGDAVISPSGTGNIYLSSTARVIFAWAKTKTFFPLFARVSPKTGIPRPALWLSFILAIMWTLPFPTWSKLVGVVSSATVLTYIIGPISAAALRRTAGELHRPFRLRGMNVIAPLAFIVATLIIYWSGFSIDAWLIGLQIALWLIYVVALRGVVPTDRVPFGQQVKSSLWLVAFYAALWVMSYLGDKSFGGRGIIPAPWDQIIVVVVAILAYIWGVASALPVAQYEEHDDAEEAASAAMHV; from the coding sequence ATGGAACAAGGGAAACTGCGGCGTCAGCTCTCACTCCTAGACCTCACCTTTTTGGGGCTTGGCGCCATCATCGGCTCCGGGTGGCTCCTTGGGGCGCTGGGCGGGGCCACACTGGCTGGCCCTGCGGCCTGGATCGCGTGGGTCATTGGCGCTGTGGCTGTGATGCTCATCGGACTCGTGTATGCAGAGCTCGGCGGTGCGCTTCCTCGCGCTGGCGGCATCATTCGTTATCCTGATTACTCTCACGGGCCCTTGGTCGGATATCTCATGGGCTTTGCGGCGTTAATCGCGTACTCCAGTGTAGCCGGCATTGAGGCGGAGGCGATGCGCCAATATGCTCAGCACTGGTGGCCGGCGCTCGGCTGGCAAAACGCCTCAGGTCAAGGCCCGACCGTCCTCGGCTGGTTTGTGCAGGCGGGTCTCCTCGTGGTCTTCTTCCTGATCAACTATTGGAGCGTCAATGTGTTCGGCAAAATCAACTCTATCTGGACTTTTCTTAAGTTTGTCGTTCCGCTGCTGACGGTGATCGTGTTTTTTGGCCATTTTCACGCAGCCAACTTTACGAGCCATGGGTTTGCACCAAGCGGTGTTGCGGGCGTCGAGACGGCCGTCGCAACCGGCGGGATTATCTTCTCGTACCTCGGTTTTCGCCAGGCCATCGACTTTGCGGGAGAGGCCCGCAACCCTCAGCGCAACGTCCCGCTGTCCATCGTGCTGGCCATCAGCATTGCTGCGGCCTTGTATATCTTGTTGCAGGTCGTCTTCATCGGCGCCGTGCCCGCACCGGCCTTGGCCGGCGGTTGGGCAAAACTGAACTACACGGCGCCATTCGCGCAGCTCGCCACCGCGCTCGGCATTGGGTGGATGGGCGTCATTCTCTACGGCGACGCCGTGATTTCACCGAGCGGGACAGGGAACATCTACTTGTCGTCGACGGCCCGAGTCATCTTTGCATGGGCGAAAACCAAGACGTTCTTCCCGCTCTTTGCGCGCGTCTCGCCCAAAACGGGCATCCCGCGCCCCGCGCTCTGGCTGTCCTTTATTCTGGCTATCATGTGGACGCTTCCGTTTCCGACGTGGAGCAAACTGGTGGGCGTCGTGTCCTCCGCGACCGTCCTCACGTACATCATTGGCCCGATCTCGGCCGCCGCGCTGCGGCGCACGGCAGGGGAGTTACACCGTCCGTTCCGCTTGCGCGGGATGAACGTCATCGCGCCGCTCGCGTTCATCGTCGCGACGCTCATCATTTACTGGTCCGGGTTCAGCATTGACGCGTGGCTCATCGGCCTTCAGATTGCCCTGTGGCTCATCTACGTCGTGGCGCTGCGCGGCGTCGTGCCGACCGACCGCGTGCCGTTCGGTCAGCAGGTGAAGTCGTCGCTCTGGCTGGTGGCGTTTTATGCGGCGCTCTGGGTGATGTCGTACCTGGGCGATAAGTCGTTCGGCGGGCGCGGTATCATTCCGGCGCCGTGGGACCAGATCATCGTCGTCGTGGTCGCCATTCTAGCGTATATCTGGGGCGTCGCAAGCGCCCTGCCGGTGGCGCAGTACGAGGAACACGATGATGCGGAGGAGGCCGCCAGCGCCGCCATGCACGTGTGA
- a CDS encoding aldehyde dehydrogenase family protein: MSSTTAVKYAQWNKLYIAGEWRQGSSARTVVVRNPYSREVLTELPLASVEDIDVAYRRAQEAQAAWAETSAFARAEVMERAAALLAQRKDEIVKYLVEETGSSQLKAGIEVDSSIGDIKLAAEYAHRMTAVILPSAIPGKENRVYRTPVGVVGAITPWNWPFYLSIRVVAPALATGNAIVLKADSQTPITGGLLVADLFEQAGLPPGLLSVVVADLDEIGDAMVEHPVPRVISFTGSTAAGRHIAEVAARSLRKVALELGGNNVFIVLDDADVDRAVAAAAFGKYLHQGQICIATNRMIVHRKVYDAFVEKFKAATEKVKVGDPADPDTVICPLINERQAKRILGLIDESLKQGARLVLEGKLEGQLMYPYILTDVTNDMPIAKNEIFGPVAAILPVDSEEEAIQVANDSDYGLSGAVFTGDLERGIRVAQRIVTGMIHVNDQTVNVESNVPFGGEKSSGIGRYCGEWGLEEFTTLKWISVQKEPRVYPFS; this comes from the coding sequence GTGTCGAGCACAACCGCCGTCAAGTATGCGCAGTGGAACAAGTTGTACATCGCAGGCGAGTGGAGACAGGGCAGCAGTGCCCGCACGGTTGTCGTCCGCAATCCCTATTCCCGCGAAGTCTTAACCGAGTTGCCGCTTGCTTCCGTGGAGGACATTGATGTGGCGTATCGCAGGGCGCAAGAAGCCCAAGCTGCATGGGCTGAAACAAGCGCCTTTGCTCGGGCCGAAGTGATGGAACGCGCAGCCGCATTGCTTGCGCAGCGCAAGGACGAGATCGTGAAGTATCTCGTCGAGGAGACCGGGAGCTCGCAACTCAAGGCAGGTATTGAAGTCGACTCTTCCATTGGCGATATCAAGCTCGCGGCCGAGTATGCCCATCGGATGACTGCGGTCATCCTGCCGTCTGCCATTCCGGGCAAAGAGAACCGCGTGTATCGCACGCCGGTCGGGGTGGTGGGCGCCATCACACCTTGGAACTGGCCGTTTTATCTCAGCATCCGTGTCGTGGCACCCGCCCTCGCGACGGGCAATGCCATTGTACTCAAGGCTGACTCGCAAACCCCCATCACAGGCGGGCTTCTCGTGGCGGACCTTTTCGAACAGGCGGGTCTGCCGCCGGGCCTCCTGAGCGTAGTCGTGGCCGATCTCGACGAAATCGGCGATGCGATGGTGGAGCATCCCGTGCCGCGCGTCATCTCGTTCACGGGATCCACGGCGGCAGGGCGCCACATCGCCGAGGTGGCGGCTCGCTCCCTGCGCAAGGTCGCCCTCGAGCTCGGCGGAAACAACGTGTTCATCGTGCTCGACGACGCGGACGTCGATCGGGCTGTGGCTGCGGCGGCGTTCGGGAAGTACTTGCACCAAGGCCAAATCTGCATCGCCACAAATCGAATGATTGTCCACCGCAAGGTCTACGACGCCTTTGTCGAAAAGTTCAAAGCGGCTACGGAAAAGGTCAAAGTGGGCGATCCCGCGGATCCCGATACTGTAATTTGTCCGTTGATCAACGAACGCCAGGCCAAGCGCATCCTGGGTCTCATCGATGAAAGCCTGAAGCAAGGCGCTCGTCTGGTCCTTGAAGGCAAGCTTGAAGGCCAATTGATGTACCCGTATATCCTCACCGATGTGACGAACGACATGCCTATCGCCAAAAACGAGATCTTTGGGCCAGTGGCCGCCATTCTGCCCGTCGACAGCGAAGAGGAGGCCATTCAAGTGGCCAACGACTCGGACTATGGTCTGTCGGGCGCTGTGTTCACGGGCGATCTCGAGCGGGGCATTCGCGTCGCTCAGCGCATTGTCACGGGGATGATTCACGTGAACGATCAGACGGTGAATGTGGAGTCCAACGTGCCGTTTGGTGGCGAGAAGTCGTCGGGCATTGGGCGGTATTGCGGCGAATGGGGTCTTGAAGAATTCACCACACTAAAGTGGATTTCCGTACAAAAGGAACCGAGAGTGTATCCGTTTTCGTAA
- a CDS encoding glycosyltransferase family 39 protein has translation MHPKQEADFAWYYARATELAHNQGYNWMGHPTAYWPIGWPLFLSLIYRVTGPSVMVGLVVNALLSTGIVCLVYTLARMLFRDWRAAFWASAAYTLLPSQIVWNSVLGSEELFTFLLVLFFLLYLRGTRASRAEASLRWLAVAGLSLGLACDVRPIPLAFPAFLFLYAWAFEPYESEARRAALWTRALRALGRAVWVGLFMLAAILPVTIRNRITMHHFVLVSTNGGTNLWQGVHVNGGYWWSYNPYVNPLVKVSNEVVKNELGEHLAEAYILHHPWKTFLNGWVKIFDLYKDDVNANWYTFHLSTQFQPHLHAIDTFTTSVYWLLMALSLFGIGYTWARDHHNRRFFALPLTFIVYYTCFFFFFPAWDRFRYPLMPLFAAFAGPAILALWRALRRSIRPNP, from the coding sequence ATGCATCCCAAGCAAGAGGCGGATTTTGCATGGTATTACGCCCGGGCAACCGAGCTGGCGCATAACCAAGGTTACAACTGGATGGGACACCCTACTGCCTACTGGCCCATTGGCTGGCCCCTGTTTTTATCCCTCATCTATCGCGTGACGGGTCCCTCCGTGATGGTGGGTCTTGTGGTCAATGCACTTCTCTCGACTGGTATCGTCTGTCTTGTCTATACGCTTGCCCGGATGTTGTTTCGGGACTGGAGAGCAGCGTTCTGGGCGTCGGCCGCCTACACGCTATTGCCGAGCCAAATCGTGTGGAACAGCGTCCTGGGATCGGAAGAACTGTTCACGTTTTTGCTCGTGCTGTTTTTCCTTTTGTACCTGCGCGGCACACGAGCATCGCGCGCAGAAGCCTCTCTACGGTGGCTGGCCGTCGCTGGGCTGTCGCTGGGTCTCGCTTGCGATGTTCGACCGATCCCCCTCGCTTTCCCGGCCTTTTTGTTTCTGTACGCGTGGGCGTTCGAACCCTATGAGTCCGAGGCGCGGCGCGCCGCTCTATGGACTCGCGCTCTGCGGGCGCTCGGCCGCGCCGTCTGGGTGGGCCTCTTCATGCTCGCCGCCATTTTGCCGGTCACCATTCGAAACCGAATCACCATGCACCACTTTGTCCTCGTGTCCACGAATGGCGGAACGAATCTGTGGCAAGGCGTGCACGTCAACGGGGGCTATTGGTGGTCTTACAACCCGTATGTCAACCCCCTTGTGAAGGTCTCAAACGAAGTCGTCAAAAACGAGCTCGGCGAACACCTCGCCGAGGCATATATCTTACATCATCCCTGGAAGACGTTCTTGAACGGCTGGGTCAAAATTTTCGACCTGTACAAGGACGATGTGAACGCCAACTGGTACACATTTCATCTGTCGACGCAGTTCCAACCTCATCTTCACGCCATCGACACGTTCACCACCTCGGTGTATTGGCTGCTCATGGCGCTCAGCCTCTTTGGGATCGGCTACACATGGGCGCGGGATCATCACAACCGACGGTTCTTTGCCCTTCCCCTGACGTTTATCGTGTACTACACCTGTTTCTTTTTCTTCTTCCCTGCTTGGGACCGGTTCCGTTATCCGCTCATGCCCTTGTTTGCCGCGTTTGCCGGCCCGGCCATCCTCGCGTTGTGGCGCGCCTTGCGGCGTTCGATCCGGCCAAATCCTTGA